In Gossypium arboreum isolate Shixiya-1 chromosome 6, ASM2569848v2, whole genome shotgun sequence, the following are encoded in one genomic region:
- the LOC108484122 gene encoding uncharacterized protein LOC108484122, with the protein MDLQQLQNGTPLERYNAEKNRYQENCYIGESSTSQLQPELEMKEEHHFPEERSCSRSVLERIETLMDRIYRQKMTDQEADMKSILCLDQTVKTLPLVNTQNIKTNDGKFKDDHLAEYEMMKKFLETYELKQNLLHEKLDLQLSEDSENASLPTEQNEFSLSCAPAQDRGSCMSFESKFVHFINQLYNNDNSKVEYKDFQGLEDALANTAWGKVPDYLKSIGIRIEDARGKATGFFHTGIQILVCAVIKEMEHMSLEDLDWGTLKKWTAALNYANEHGFQVGFANNLLQWNVVAYFQKKELNRLS; encoded by the exons ATGGACCTTCAACAGCTTCAGAATGGTACGCCATTAGAGAGATACAATGCTGAAAAGAACCGGTACCAGGAAAACTGTTATATTGGTGAATCATCAACTTCCCAGCTACAACCCGAACTAGAAATGAAAGAAGAGCATCACTTTCCAGAAGAGCGTAGTTGTTCCAGATCTGTATTGGAACGGATCGAAACTCTCATGGACAGGATTTACAGACAGAAAATGACC GACCAGGAGGCAGATATGAAATCTATATTATGCTTAGATCAGACGGTGAAGACATTACCCCTAGTCAATACCCAAAATATCAAGACTAACGATGGCAAGTTCAAGGATGACCATTTGGCAGAATATGAGATGATGAAAAAATTCCTTGAAACATATGAGTTAAAGCAAAATTTGCTACATGAAAAATTAGACCTACAACTATCTGAG GATTCGGAAAATGCGAGTTTACCAACTGAGCAAAATGAG TTTTCTTTGTCGTGTGCTCCTGCTCAAGATCGTGGAAGTTGCATGTCTTTTGAGTCTAAATTTGTTCATTTCATAAACCAACTTTACAACAACGACAACAGCAAAGTGGAGTACAAAGATTTTCAAGGCTTAGAAGATGCATTAGCAAACACTGCCTGGGGGAAAGTTCCAGACTACCTCAAATCTATTGGGATCCGAATAGAAGATGCTCGTGGAAAAGCTACTGGTTTTTTTCATACTGGAATACAAATTCTGGTCTGCGCTGTAATTAAAGAGATGGAACATATGTCACTTGAGGATTTGGATTGGGGTACATTGAAAAAGTGGACAGCTGCACTCAATTACGCAAATGAACATGGTTTTCAAGTAGGATTTGCTAATAATCTGTTGCAGTGGAATGTGGTTGCCTACTTTCAGAAAAAGGAGCTCAATCGGCTCTCATAG